In Cydia fagiglandana chromosome 9, ilCydFagi1.1, whole genome shotgun sequence, a single window of DNA contains:
- the LOC134667347 gene encoding uncharacterized protein LOC134667347 yields MSLAVAFLTSVLFQYSICTLIVDPNGYQYEVGTLLPNDGVSFYPEASPPMYQPITNILEVPQIPEQRNIRQLQPSPPKVPMDTSLIGKNLNSEINEIIESLNQLTENRMTENRMDENQESRAAERADEYGSYHRPSYGYSPSPQNYGPWSPSPVPQYKHEQTPKLSLLKPDLLVKPVATKAASKISGLIELVLALLSGSASNDLELKGFKDIVINGIVKPLLTAKGGLKSLISKLSIPVISLLLINLEVLITIWWLWEEDCPQPVYHHPSYGYAPKPSYHAPSYPTQSYSPSFNYNPYK; encoded by the coding sequence ATGTCGCTGGCGGTAGCATTCCTGACGTCTGTTTTATTTCAATATAGTATATGTACATTAATAGTCGACCCTAATGGATATCAATACGAAGTGGGAACTTTGTTACCTAACGACGGAGTCTCGTTCTACCCGGAAGCAAGCCCGCCAATGTATCAGCCAATTACGAATATTCTGGAAGTTCCGCAAATACCTGAACAGCGCAACATTAGGCAGTTACAGCCGTCTCCACCAAAAGTTCCAATGGATACCTCGCTCATAGGAAAAAACTTGAACTCTGAAATCAACGAAATCATTGAATCTTTGAACCAGTTGACAGAGAACAGGATGACGGAAAACAGGATGGACGAGAATCAGGAGTCTCGTGCCGCTGAGCGGGCGGACGAATATGGATCGTATCACCGCCCTTCTTATGGATACTCCCCAAGCCCACAGAACTATGGACCGTGGTCTCCTTCTCCCGTGCCTCAATACAAACATGAACAAACTCCGAAATTATCACTGTTAAAGCCAGATCTACTAGTGAAACCAGTGGCTACGAAGGCGGCAAGTAAAATCAGCGGTTTGATTGAGTTGGTCCTCGCATTGCTGTCAGGATCTGCCTCCAACGATTTGGAGCTAAAAGGTTTCAAGGATATTGTCATTAACGGGATAGTGAAGCCTTTGTTGACAGCTAAAGGTGGTCTGAAGTCTTTGATCAGTAAGTTGAGCATTCCAGTGATTTCTCTATTGTTGATAAATTTGGAAGTGTTGATAACTATTTGGTGGTTGTGGGAGGAGGACTGCCCCCAGCCGGTGTACCACCACCCATCATATGGATACGCACCGAAGCCGTCCTATCACGCTCCAAGCTATCCTACTCAAAGCTATTCTCCCAGCTTTAACTACAATCCGTATAAATAA
- the LOC134667348 gene encoding uncharacterized protein LOC134667348 → MHFKTTNLNFMAEVLSKMLYLKRNSFSVMIVSIALLFVVFASPVFGQENHQALGPATPTSALPLPFMDLFTAPSNYYSDHVRKTYSDPGYSYHVSCPKSDSLSSLASVLGSAAKIMMSAAVIVFLKVAAGKMMLLPLTVMLIAKAGLKAFLLWPMISKMIKYFKKKKKKGHKSRMIMDCSERIACVIQTASRDGWASHLGAAATFAMINDVEEDAPFAKVLLSALAGDKIAQCMSLDCGSGVNIS, encoded by the coding sequence ATGCATTTTAAGACtacaaatttaaatttcatGGCAGAGGTTTTAAGTAAAATGTTGTATTTGAAGCGTAACAGTTTCTCAGTCATGATTGTATCAATCGCACTTCTTTTTGTTGTTTTTGCGTCTCCTGTGTTCGGTCAGGAGAACCATCAAGCATTAGGTCCCGCAACGCCCACAAGTGCACTCCCTTTACCGTTCATGGATTTGTTTACTGCGCCATCTAATTATTACTCGGATCATGTTCGGAAGACATATTCTGATCCTGGATACTCTTATCATGTGTCGTGTCCGAAATCCGATTCTCTCTCTTCGTTGGCCAgtgttttaggaagtgccgctAAAATAATGATGTCCGCTGCTGTTATAGTGTTCCTTAAAGTGGCAGCTGGCAAAATGATGTTGTTACCGCTCACAGTGATGCTTATCGCTAAGGCAGGTTTAAAGGCGTTCCTGTTGTGGCCCATGATATCGAAGATGATCAAATATTTtaagaagaaaaagaaaaaaggtCACAAATCAAGAATGATCATGGATTGTTCGGAAAGAATCGCTTGTGTTATTCAGACAGCTTCGAGGGACGGCTGGGCAAGCCACTTGGGTGCGGCTGCTACTTTTGCCATGATAAACGACGTCGAGGAAGACGCTCCATTTGCCAAGGTTCTACTCAGTGCTTTGGCCGGCGATAAGATTGCACAATGTATGTCACTGGACTGTGGTTCCGGAGTCAATATTAGCTGA